Within Rhododendron vialii isolate Sample 1 chromosome 12a, ASM3025357v1, the genomic segment TTCAATGTGCATGCAGAGATGAAACCCTTCATGTGGCATGTTGCTTTCTTCAGACTAAAATAGTATGGAGGTGATTTCAGTGGACCTTTAACCCACTGCAATGGGAATGAAAACATGATTGAGTACTTCAGTTCAGTGGTCATATCAATGACATGTTATAATATTAACATATACAGCCCTATATCACAAATTCGCTTCAGACTGCATTTGAGACTGCATTTGGTACTAGGTCCCACAGAAATATATGGTTATTTATTAAAGGTGTTGGGGTACCGCCATGCGGTACCCCAAGCCCacacaaattaataatttttcctttatCATGGGGTAAAATTGGGATGCTAGTGCATGTAGGCCCCTAGTGTTTGGTACTGAATGTGTGTGCATGGTTCAATATGATCACCACATGCATGGCGGCTTAAAGCTTGGAGCCTGCGAAGCTCACCGACAAAAACCTTCAAAGGCTTCAATGAAATTAGTTCAATTCATTGGGGAATTTAATTACGAATTGTGGGGAgagcttttgaattttggagtGCGATATAATGATTAAATAATAATACATCCCCTTCTTGTGGGGAATCTAAATTAATTTCATTGTCAtgccaaaaaagagagagtatgaTATAGTAAttggacttcgggttggtgcttcgtgctgcgcacaccactatACAGCACCGTCCCTCAATTGGATGTAATTAAGTTCCAAATTAGTATATGCTGTGAATATTATTCAGAATAAATTGATGCACACAATTTAATTGCTTAGGACCTAGGAGCACTTTTTCTTGGTTCTCATATCACAAAATGGAATTTAACTCACAAAGCTAATTGTTTCGATTTTGGCGGCTGATTTCTCATTATTTCCACTGGaaatagctctctctctctctccatcttttagggttttgaatgGAGGTTTTTGCAGCAATTCTCTAGTGAAAGTGGTAAGTGAAATTACTCTCTTATCCTTCTGCGTTAAAAAAAGAATGGTGGTTTTTAATAACCAACAGGAAagtatataactatatatgttagttgtatatatgcaagtgtgtgAGCTATTCGAAAAGTGAGTACACTCATTATGTTAAGCGTCTTAGACTCTTAGGGGTGATAAATTGGACTCAAATCTGATAATAAACTCAAACCCACCACTAATACGGAGAACAAACTTAAcctatttattagttgggtcagaATCGATTAATTCAAAGTAGGACTCTTAATCCACCAAATTAATTAGCCCATTGAGCACGCCGACACCAGTTCGATGAAAGCAAGTTGTGGTTCGATAATTCTCGGGCACTGTCACGTTGTGCCAAGCAGCTTAACACTCTGCAACTACACATCCACAGGAAGCACTACACTTTATGGTACTCGATCGTAATTAAATGTGTTAGGTAAAGAAAGCTGAGTATGACTCCTATATAGACGTAAACAGCAGCATCCGGGCATCCTGTAAAGCAGGCTGCCTAACAGGGTCCGTAGAATGcatttgtaccgtttttcttGACAATTAatagtttatatatatttgttatttttgacCAGTAATAATTATGTCAAAGATATCTAAACAATTAAGTGCCGAGATGGACGATTCGAAGTCAAAGATATCTAAACAATTAATTGTCGAGATGGACGATTCGAATGCATCCTACAAAAAACCCGCACTACAGGATTTTCCACTCCGTCACTGTTGGGCATTTCATCTCTGGCATGGATGTGACAGTTTGAGCAGTATATTTCCCGCTCTATGGTCCCCAAACTTGTCTGCTGTTGGTACACACGTGGAGAATTTTTTTCGGTGCTGGGTGGATATATCCTATGTGATATTTGCTCGGTACATTCGAATcgtccaatacatttttggacggttcgaattgaaactctctccctcctctcaccCTAATActttccctctttcttttatctctccaaattcgagccgttcaaaaacaCAATAGACAATTTAAATGCACTGAGCAGGCACCACGTAATACCCACCCgggattgaaattttttcccttagCTTCCCCCTCTTATTTATATTGCGTTTCCTAACCCACATTACTTGcactcaggaaaaaaaaactccctcattttcatctctctctctctgagaaaTTAAGTAGCATGGTACATTCACAGAAGTTCAGAGGTGTCAGGCAACGCCACTGGGGCTCTTGGGTCGCCGAAATCCGCCACCCCCTTCTGTATATATTCTCCACTCTCTCGTCTCTCTATCCCAACACAAAAAAGTCTACCAACACGTACAATTTCAAAATGTATTCGGCATTTCCGACTACAACTGTGTTCGAAGCCGTTGAATGCATGTAGACCAATGTTATTGAACGCCTCGAAACACGGTTGTGTTGATAGTATTGCGAATAATACTTCTAATACATACACTCTACGAATAATTGATATTGTACACGTACGTATTTATGCATAAAGAATTCACTGGTTTTTCGTAATGCAGAAAGAGGAGGGTGTGGCTAGGAACTTTCGAAAAGGCGGAAGAGGCGGCGCGGGCCTATGACGAGGCGGCGAGGCTAATGAGCGGCCGCAACGCCAAAACCAACTTCCCAAACACTGCCAGTAGTTCTCCACCGGTAACCGCATCGTCTTCTGCCGCGCTTTCGTCCGCCCTGAGTGAGAAGCTCCGGAAATGCTGTAAAACCCCGTCGCCGTCTCTCACGTGCCTCAGGCTCGACCCGGAGAACTCTCACATCGGAGTCTGGCAGAAGCGGGCGGGTGCCCGGTCGGATTCGAAGTGGGTCATGATGGTTGAACTTgggaagaagaaagaggatGTGAGCGAAAAGGAGGTCGCCGAGGCGACGGCGCCGCCGGGTAATGCGGCAGAGGAGGTGGGGGATGGGTTGGATGAGGAGGAAAGGATGGCGCTCCAAATGATAGAGGAACTCCTCAATGGGAATTgactaaggccctgtttggtcTCTAATTAAAAAGCCAgcccttttctgtttttttaatgGAGAGAAATCTATGGTACTCATAATTTGTTCCGTAATAATGTCATATGTTtggttaaaaaataaagttat encodes:
- the LOC131312139 gene encoding ethylene-responsive transcription factor WIN1-like produces the protein MVHSQKFRGVRQRHWGSWVAEIRHPLLKRRVWLGTFEKAEEAARAYDEAARLMSGRNAKTNFPNTASSSPPVTASSSAALSSALSEKLRKCCKTPSPSLTCLRLDPENSHIGVWQKRAGARSDSKWVMMVELGKKKEDVSEKEVAEATAPPGNAAEEVGDGLDEEERMALQMIEELLNGN